The Syngnathus scovelli strain Florida chromosome 18, RoL_Ssco_1.2, whole genome shotgun sequence genome contains a region encoding:
- the LOC137839521 gene encoding transcription factor 24, giving the protein MVGRQTHRMDSGNCSVTVVDDSPGSSPSSSPAGRAPPPQVAGGGGGRGRPAAANAARERSRVQTLRNAFLELQRTLPSVPPDTKLSKLDVLILATTYIAHLTRTLQEESADEGESTKQHTEALKSLKGEGYLHPVKKWPMRSRLYVGASGHFLNNPSESENQGPSSSSSSSSTSK; this is encoded by the exons ATGGTCGGGAGACAGACGCACCGAATGGACAGCGGCAATTGTTCCGTGACGGTGGTGGACGACAGCCCAGGCTCCAGCCCGAGTTCTAGTCCGGCTGGTcgggcgccgccgccgcaggtGGCCGGTGGGGGAGGCGGCAGAGGGCGGCCGGCGGCGGCCAACGCGGCGCGGGAGAGGAGCCGCGTCCAAACCCTGAGGAACGCCTTTTTGGAGCTGCAACGGACGCTGCCGTCGGTGCCGCCTGACACCAAACTGTCCAAACTAGACGTGTTGATACTGGCCACCACCTACATCGCCCACTTGACTCGAACTCTGCAGGAGGAAAGCGCCGACGAAGGCGAGAGCACAAAGCAGCACACGGAGGCGTTAAAATCGCTCAAAGGGGAAGGATACTTGCACCCGGTCAAG AAATGGCCGATGAGGTCCAGACTGTACGTGGGAGCGAGCGGTCACTTCCTGAACAATCCTTCAGAATCTGAGAACCAaggtccatcatcatcatcttcctcatcaTCCACCTCTAAATAA